TGGGCAGCGAGGGGCTACAGTGTGTGTCTTACCTCTGCCAACAGCGTGCACCACAGAAGGACCAAAGCCCCTGATCTGGAACCCCAGTCCATCTGCTGAGTCTGGGATCTTCACTGTCCTGAGGAAGGAGGAAACATGGCTTTAGGTGTGttacacgcgcacgcgcacacacacacacacacacacacacacacacacacacacacacacacacttactctctAGGCTTGGTGCTAACCAGCACTCTGAGAGGTCCCTTGCTGGTGAAGCAGTGTTTGAGGAAAGCCTCCATCTCAGGGAACGGCCTCAGGAACACCAGGTCTCCATTTATAGAAAACACCTTCCTCCCTACCTCTAGACCTGCCATCTGCACAGAGAGAAGAAAAACAAGGCTTATTACACGACAGCtacgacgggggggggggggggatcaagcGTTAAGGGAATCAAGCGTGCCAGCCAGGCCCCCGTCCACTGACCTCGGCCTACCGCCTTCAAGGCTGCTGGAAATGAGGGCTGAGACTGGGATCGATCTCTTGAGTTTCCCCTGAAACCAAGTCCCAGCCTTGTCCTCTAGACGATCAAAGCCGCTGAACACAAAAGGAGACCTCAAATATGTGCTGACGTGTTGACGTGGTCTATTTCAGCGCCAGACCGCAGCGTCAACTACCGCAGAGCCAGTTCAAACTCAGAGCAAACCGTCACATCCAGAGGTTTCTACCCTTCAGAATTATGatcagaggggtgtgtgtgtgtgtgtgtgtgtgtgtgtgtttcagacaaACGATCAAACGCCTTACTCAGACTGCTGAGGCCCACAGACTAACCAGACCTGAACAGCATTACGTTTCCAATTTACCAGCGTGGAAACAGACATTCAAAAGTTACACTTCGTGTTATGTTGCCTGCTCAGCGTGGCCAGATCAGAGAGACCCTAGTCTCCTGCCTGCTCAGCGTGGCCAGATCAGAGAGATCCTAGTCTCCTGCCTGCTCAGCGTGGCCAGATCAGAGAGACCCTAGTCTCCTGCCTGCTCAGCGTGGCCAGATCAGAGAGACCCTAGTCTCCTGCCTGCTCAGCGTGGCCAGATCAGAGAGACCCTAGTCTCCTGCCTGCTCAGCGTGGCCAGATCAGAGAGACCCTAGTCTCCTGCCTGCTCAGCGTGGCCAGATCAGAGAGACCCTAGTCTCCTGCCTGCTCAGCGTGGCCAGATCAGAGAGACCCTAGTCTCCTGCCTGCTCAGCGTGGCCAGATCAGAGAGACCCTAGTCTCCTGCCTGCTCAGCGTGGCCAGATCAGAGAGATCCTAGTCTCCTGCCTGCTCAGCGTGGCCAGATCAGAGAGACCCTAGTCTCCTGCCTGCTCAGCGTGGCCAGATCAGAGAGATCCTAGTCTCCTGCCTGCTCAGCGTGGCCAGATCAGAGAGACCCTAGTCTCCTGCCTGCTCAGCGTGGCCAGATCAGAGAGACCCTAGTCTCCTGCCTACTCAGCGTGGCCAGATCAGAGAGACCCTAGTCTCCTGCCTGCTCAGCGTGGCCAGATCACAGAGACCCTAGTCTCCTGCCTGCTCAGCGTGGCCAGATCAGAGAGACCCTAGTCTCCTGCCTGCTCAGCGTGGCCAGATCAGAGAGATCCTAGTCTCCTGCCTGCTCAGCGTGGCCAGATCAGAGAGACCCTAGGGGCTGAACTGGAGAAAGCAACACAGAAGGAGAACTTGTTGACAACGAGCTTGagtcacattgtgtgtgtgtgtgtgtgtgtgtgtgtgtgtgtgtgtgtgtgtgtgtgtgtgtgtaagtcactctggataagagcgtctgctaaatgactaaaatggcaATGTAGAaatatgtgtgtgtatcagaggTAGAGGTTAACCATCAGGGCACATAAACCACAGGGGGAGTGGGAGTGTTGACAACAGTCACGTGGgcggagagagagatagggattaGCTTTGCATGCgaggtgggagtgtgtgtgtgtgtgtgtatgtgtgtgtgtgtgtgtgtgaccctcaCCTCTGCATGCGAGCCCTTCTCCACTGACTTGATGATGGGTACTCTGTTTCTGTCCTCAAGGCTGAAACCATAACCTCCTTCACTGGGTCTTATCTGAAACAACACATTCCCTGTGAGtggctaaaacacacacacacacacgcacacacgcacacgcacacaccacacacacacaccacacacacacacacacacacacacacctcacatgaTGGGGCACACAAATTAGCCAAGTGTGGCAGTCTTAGAAAACACgtagacagaacacacacacacacacacaagcaggattatgcacgcacacatacacacagtcttacagaacacacacacgtgcacgcacgcacacttcCACACACttccactaccacacacacagatactgtgACCCACAGATAGTGACTCAGGTATTTAATCAGCCCTCCAGAAGGACTTGCTTACTGGGGTGTTAAATCCCATTTTGCAGCAAATGTGGTCCGTAACCTTCTGTTTTCCGCTGAGTCGAGATTATTTGTTATGTACTCTTTTTATGGTTTGCTCATagattttctctgtgtgtgtgtgtgtgtgtgtgtgtatatatgagagagagaggcatagtgTCTCTCCATTGACCAAAAACATGACATTAgttaggagagaaggagagtccATTCAGAATCAGAAATTGTCTTGGCATAGAGAAGAGTCCAATACGTCCTGTTAATGAACTGTACAGCATGGCTGAATGAGGACCATATCCAAATCATTACTGGAGAACCAGAAGTGTGAGAGTTTTCAGCTGCGGGTaataagattgtgtgtgtgtgtgtgtgcgcaggcgCGCACATAAAAGGGTCCGCGCGCGCCCGTGTGTACGCATGGATCAAGAGGCATCGCTCACCAACAGTGACTTGGCGATGACATTCTCAGCTATCTTCAGGTCGTGTTTCATGGCTTGCTTGTGTTTGGTGTTTgatccctccatctcctcatccGCAAAGAAACGGAACAACAGAGGCTCGTCTTTGAACTCGCTCTTTTCCAACACTGgagaaaagaagagaaagaactATAGAATGAGACGGTTAGACACAATTACTCCCTGCCTGTCCCCAGAAATACAGCGAGCTTACCAAGGCTTCCCTCTCCGCCTCCTAAATGGCAACCTAATCCCTATGTCgggcccataggcctctggtcagaagtagtgcactgtgtagggaacgGGATGCAATTTAAGATGCACCCCCCCCCATGTATGAAATGAACCTTGCGGTTGAATTACTTCTACCTATCTCTTCTGTGCTGATTGAAGAGATTTGGTGTCAAGTTGTCTCTCTGTCACAAACCCATTGTCTACTTTGATCCCCTTTAGGTGATTCTGAACACTgggtccaaatggcaccctacccccctatattgtgcactactatTGACAGGGTACCATTGGTTATGAATATTTCGATTGGGGATCAAAGATAAATGTGTCAACGAGGCTGGGAGAAAGATTCTGACGTTTCTGTTACACACACAGACGCGCTCGCGCGCTCACGCACACGCAAAGAAAACCGCTGTTGATTCTGTTCCTCTCACTTTGTAAAAGTAGTTCTACTTATTCACTTACAATGAGACACTGCAAAAACAAGGCTTCCATTACTCAGTGTTTCctattagcgtgtgtgtgtgtgttttagcgtGGCTGTGGCGAGAATGTTTGTTGGTCTGGGTGTGAACGACTGGTCGTCATAGTTACCGGTTCTTTATGGCAGCCAGGCTGCTTTTTCGAGAGCAGGGTTCCCTTGTgccaaatgcacacacacacacacacacacacacacacacacacacacacacacacacacatacatacatacatacatacatacacacacacacacacacacacacaaatacacacatacatacacataaatacacacacacacacataaatacacacagacacacacatacatacacacacacacacataaattaaaacttgtttttcaaccactccacaaatgtcttgttaacaaactatagttttggcaagtcggttaggacatctactttgtgcatgacaagtcctttttccaacaattgtttaccgacagattatttaacttataattcactgtatcacaattccagtaggtcagaagtttacattcactaagttgactgtgcctttaaacagcttggaaaattccagaaaatgatctcatggctttagaagcttctgttaggctaattgacataatttgaggtgtacctgtggatgaatttcaaggcctaccttgaacCTCAGttactctttgcttgacatcatgggaaagaagacctcagaaaaataattgtagacctccacaagtctggttcatccttgggagcaatttccaaacgcctgaaggtaccacgttcatctgtacaaacaatactatgcaagtataaacaccatgggaccccgcggccatcataccactcaggaaggagacgcattctgtctcccagagatgaacgtactttagtgcgaaaagtgcaaatcaatcccagaacaacagctaaGGAtcttgtgaaggtgctggaggaaacaggtacaaaagtatctatatctacagtaaaacgagttctatatcgacataacctgaaaggccgctcagcaaggaagaagccactgctccaaaaccgccgtttgcaactgcacatggggacaaagatcgtactttttggagaaatgtcctctggtctgatgaaacaaaaatagaactgtttggccataatgaccatcgttatgtttggaggaaaaagggggaggcttgcaagccgaagaacaccatcccaaccgtgaagcacgggggtggcagcatcatgttgtgggggtgctttgctgcaggagggactggtgcacttcacaaaatagatgtcatcatgaggaggaaaattatgtggatatattgaagcaacatctcaagacatcagtcaggaagctaaagcttggtcgcaaatgggtcttccaaatggacagtgaccccaagcatacttccaaagttgtggcaaaatgccttaaggacaacaaattcaaggtattgggttgtccatcacaaagccctgacctcaatcccatagaaaatttgtgggcagaactgaaaaaatgtgtgcgagcaaggagacctacaaacctgactcagttactccagttctgtcaggaggaatgggccaaaattcaccaaacttattgtgggaagcttgtggaaggctacccaaaacgtttgacccaagttaaacaatttaaaggcaatgctaccaaatactaattgagtgtatgtaaacttctgacccacttggaatgtgatgaaagaaataaaagctgaaataaataattctctctactattattatttaacattcttaaaataaggtggtgatcctaactgacctaagacagggaatttttactaggattaaatgtcaggaattgtgaaaaactgagtttaaatgtatttggctaaggtgtatgtaaacttccgacttcaactgtacacacacacacacacacacacatcttttttcttcttcattacCCTCATGATGCAACTAACTGCTTCAAACTACAATTCAGTTTAGCTTCATATTGAGCCAAATTACCAGCCAGTGTATGTAACAGTCATAACAACTAAAACCATCAAACTTTACTTTCTTTaatttctcctccctccctccctccctccctccctccctccctccgtctctgtgTAATTTCACCATTCGTGCCGATAAGTTATTTGGCCTGTTAAGTGACCATTATAATGATTGACATTATATCTGATCCCGCCAGAGACAGAGGGAAATGTTGAGGAAactgtttctttctttctgtctctcgggGGGTATTCAGTATTTCAAGGTCGAGGGTCTGGGTTTAGAACTTGTGTTGCCATGGAGTCCAGTTGACCCAAGTCCTTTCTGAGCTCCATCTTACTCTGCAAGCTGGCTCCCTCACTCTCTAatttaagagtgtgtgtgtgtgtgtgtgtgtgtgtgtgcattgtggtGTTACATAGATGACATTTATGTAGATGAAGTGAagaaatctgtctgtctgtctgtctgtctgtctgtctgtctgtctgtctgtcgtaccGTGGTGCATGAAGCCATTGTCACACAGCTCCTTCCCCAAGATCAACGACTCCTCCCTCGTCCTGCAGTCCccctagaaagagagagagcgagagaatggggggggggggatagtgagtggagagagggggggggggaaatagcATGTTTAGAGAACGGTCAAAGTGTCACACTCACACCGTCCCTTTGTTCTTCTGTCCAACAGGCCTGCAGACCAGGCCAAACCACAACACactcattcccccccccccccccccccccccccacacacacacacacacacacacacaggatagttCCAGTCCTGAGTTGGTTCCATTGTAAAGCATTTCATTTACCGTCAGTCAGTATCCTGTATGAGACTATCAATCTGTGAAGCTCAAAGCTCCATGTCAGGACCAATAGAGATCAGTCATGTAGTTACAATGATGCTCCCTCGCCGTCTGGCTTCCCCTAGTTCCTCTGTGGAACGGCaacccgcgcacacacacacacacacacacacactagaagaCTCCGAGGTTTGTTTTGCGGCTTGTTGCCTCAGTCTGCGACCTCCGACCGGCCTGTTGACAAAACACACACTTCCCTGTtccctttcttcctctgtttctgtcttccttcctctctttcctctttcaATGTTTTCCAGAGGGGGGGAGAAATGTGTTTCAaatatacatacatgtacatgccAATAGAGACCATTCAGAATAACATGTGAAGGAGGGTTGGGgtcagggagagaaaggaggaaaggtgtaggggttaggggtcagggagagaaaggaggaaaggtgtaggggttaggggttaggggttaggggtcagggagagaaaggaggtgaGATGTAGGTTTTACCTGTGCTATGAGCCAGTCTATCAACTTGTTGGCCATCACCACCGACTTGTACGTTCTCAAGTGGTAGTCCTTGTCCCTGGGTGGACAGAACAAAACAGAGATCCAGTTAGAACACGACGCAGGCTAGACACAGAACAGTTCTAATCAGACTTAGGACAGACTGAAGAACAGTTATAACAGTCCACATCAGCGAATCCCCTTCAACTTGACATTTGAACAGTGAAAGTAAAAAGGCCCCAGAACAAACGATCGTATGTCCCTGAGTTCTGTCAACTCGGAGCATCAAATGTAGACGTCTTACTGCCCCAACTGGATACGGCTGTGGGAGACCCCAGAACATTTCTGTTATCCATTCATTCAGTATTGGTCAAGTGCTTCATACTATCCATCAAAAGTAATGTCTGTCAGCAGAGACGGTAACAGGCTGTGGGTCTACGGGAGAGCCTTGGGGCGCcgtggctgagtcccaaatggcgccctattccccaCATAGTGCACCACCGTTGTCTGCATAGGGAGCAGGGTGAAATCTGGGACCGTGTGTTATTAACTGTGTCACCACTATGACTGACTCGGTCAGCTGACCCTTCCTCTGCCTGCCAGACCGGGGAATgtcgctgtcacacacacacacacacactgtacgcacgtgtacacacacacacacacacacacacacactgtacgcacgtgtacacacacacacacacacacacacacacacacacacacacacacacacacacacagaccaggaAATGTGACTGAACCACATCGGTGGGTGATTTTCCCATGAACACGGGGATCTCCCTACGGACACACAGGGGCTGGAAAGTCCAGGACCACCACATAGCTGTGTTAGACACCGGGTCTGGACACTGATGAGGGCGGGGCCGGTGTGATGTATGGGATTTGTTAGTCAGGCACGTTGCTCTGCTGTGCCAGGCCCAGACCTCCAGGAAAAGAGCCAGGGAGGCAGGAGGCTGGCTGTTTTCCCCCTCAGAATTAGCGAGCGGGCCTGGGggtacggacggacggacggggggGGGTTAAGAGCAGGCTGTCAGAGTGAAAAACGAGGGGTGAAGACTGGGCCAGCGGGAAGCCATATGCCTGGCATAAGGAGGCAGAGCTGAACTGAAACGTGGTTAAGGTCAGAGAGGAGTTTCAGCTTGCCTTTCGTCCTCTGGATTACATTCCCTCTACCTGGGAGGTAGCCTGGTAGCCTCTTAGGGTGAAGACACGATTCTCCATCCTATTCCAGAAGTGTGCACTTGCAAACTCCCTGTCATGGATTTAAAATGGCTGCAGTGAGTTTCCAGCACTGTTAAACGTGAGAAAGGGTTCAGATGGAAAAGGCAGCGTGTCCATATCGAACACGTAACCGATTCTAATTGTTATGGACACCGCAAAGGGCTACTCTGAGTCGATGTTCACGTCACAAGAAGTAATTCCCCTCAACCACACCCACTAATTGGGGGAAACAAACATTCTTTCCCATTGACCCTCGCTGTAAAAGAGCcaacttttgtttttgttttttttgttacacagaaataacaaaacacgcTGAAAAGCTGCTGTGAGTCAGTGGGGTAAAGAAAaccccctgaatgagtaggtgttctaacaCTTTACACCGGTAGTGTATGAATAtagttacaaaaaatatatatatatatgggggattggaaatgacgCAGACAATTAcgttgatggaagctacaatctatctgcaatattaaagctgatctagcCCCTAAAATATAtaatcatcatcctcatcctcatcatcatcatcatcgtcaggCCCAGTCCAGCAAGGCGAGACTGGCAGGCATACTGGCACGCTTTTCATGATTTTACAAGCCATAGGAATTGAGCGGTTCATACCACATCATTGTGTGTGCTGTCATTAGATCCGGTAGAAGTGTAGGGCTCCGTCCCAAAATGGCccaagtcaaaagtagtgcattaggTTTGCCATTTGGAGCACAGACTATGACCGCGGGGGCTGCATGTATCCCTACAGGAGAGACGTGTAACACTAAAACGGCCCGAGGGACCCCGTCGTGGGGGCGGATTCACTGCTTTCTTGTGGGGAAAGCGGgggcgtcacacacacacacacacacacactcgcttcGTCAGCCAGGAAATTCCACCTAATTAGGTAGGGGCTGAACGCACCAATTAGAGGCCTGGCATTCCAAGGGCCAGAGACCCAT
This region of Salmo trutta unplaced genomic scaffold, fSalTru1.1, whole genome shotgun sequence genomic DNA includes:
- the LOC115183007 gene encoding phosphatidylinositol 3,4,5-trisphosphate-dependent Rac exchanger 2 protein-like → DKDYHLRTYKSVVMANKLIDWLIAQGDCRTREESLILGKELCDNGFMHHVLEKSEFKDEPLLFRFFADEEMEGSNTKHKQAMKHDLKIAENVIAKSLLIRPSEGGYGFSLEDRNRVPIIKSVEKGSHAEMAGLEVGRKVFSINGDLVFLRPFPEMEAFLKHCFTSKGPLRVLVSTKPRETVKIPDSADGLGFQIRGFGPSVVHAVGRGTVAAIAGLHPGQCIIKVNNINVSKESHASVIAHVTACRKYRRPTQQDSIQWVYNNSESSQGTRGRTRSKLPRRTGTASS